The sequence TTAAAGTACAAAAACGGAACCCCTGTTTGTCATACCAGAACAATCTCTTTATTACCCGCCGTCAAACCGTTGGGTCCCAGAAAAGATAGGGCCGGAGGTCCTATTGTTTGACAGAAGATGACTTGGTAGAATAGGAAGCGACAGGAAACGACGGCCAGCCTGCCGGGAAGAGGAGGTTGAAAAGTTTGAACAAACGTGAGCTCATTGCCCGGGTAGCCGCGGCTACCGGGCTGGAGAAAAAGGCGGTCCGGGTTGGGGTGGAAGCACTGCTGGCCACGGTTAAGGACTGCCTGGGCCAGGGAGAAAAGGTCAAGCTGGTCGGCTTCGGGACTTTCCGGACCGCCCACCGCAAGCCGCGTCCGGCAGTTAACCTGAAGACCATGGAGAAGGTGATGTTGCCCGCCCGCCGGGTGGTGACTTTCTCTCCGGGCATCCCCCTGAAGCAGAATCTAAACCGCTAGGAGACCACCCGGCAGGCTGGCCTCCTAACTTCTTGTCTGACCGGAACCATACACCACGTACTTGATGGTGGTGAGGGCCTCCAGGCCCATGGGGCCCCGGGCGTGAAGCTTCTGGGTGCTGATGCCGATCTCGGCTCCGAACCCGTACTGGTACCCGTCGGTAAAGCGGGTAGAGGCGTTGGCGTAAACGGCGGCGGCGTCCACCTGCTGCAGGAATTGCCGCGCCCGGGCGTAGCTGTTGGTCACGATGGCCTCCGAATGCTTGGTACCGTAGCGGTTGATGTGTTCGATGGCCTCTTCCAGACTATCTACCACCTTGACCGCCAGGATCAGATCCAGGTACTCCGTGGCCCAGTCCTCCTCCGTAGCTTCCTTCATGGAGGGTACCAGTTCCCGGCTGCGGGGACAGCCCCGCAGTTCCACTCCCAATTCCGTGAGACGGGCCGCCACCACCGGAAGCCAGCTCGGGGCCATCTCCCGGTGCACCAGAAGGGTTTCCATGGCGTTGCACACTCCGGGCCGCTGGGTCTTGGCGTTTATCACGATGTTCGTGGCCATCTCCGGATCGGCGTCCTGGTCCACGTAGACGTGACAGTTCCCCACC is a genomic window of Clostridia bacterium containing:
- a CDS encoding HU family DNA-binding protein, with protein sequence MNKRELIARVAAATGLEKKAVRVGVEALLATVKDCLGQGEKVKLVGFGTFRTAHRKPRPAVNLKTMEKVMLPARRVVTFSPGIPLKQNLNR